A genomic window from Babylonia areolata isolate BAREFJ2019XMU chromosome 9, ASM4173473v1, whole genome shotgun sequence includes:
- the LOC143285684 gene encoding uncharacterized protein LOC143285684 has protein sequence MKHDSNHPHTSPPPSSTDHQYVREAGATKVVTVCPLAEELRLKSPPGPSTSPSPSSSTLHMCPVQGCRAFPFKTQKSLAQHVSTMHPHPCATAAAKEKGEEYHFHCPQADCVYNSMLKQRWFSTLEHLRYHYVNTHDEKRFACTKCEKRFGWRRDQEHHERECGLTFACSSCPSKYPSRRSLLTHCQRKRHPVPPQFEKPVQKSKESGVATSSTPPVASSTVGKSCVSLAVAVTLPATSAVVSTIAALSRLQNQCNTSGASGISRVVHPVILPVSSGAPSPVHAAGVSSVSSGAPSPMSIAGASSVISGAPSPVLAAGVLSVSSGAPSTTGVSSVSSGAPSPVCVAGVSSVSSGAPSPVRAAGVSSVSSGAPSPVRAAGVSSVSSGAPSPVRAIEMVSTITTLARPQNQTSTSGVSSAGSGVHGRALLPVILPTSSDATCVVRPVTLPASSGASSSVRAPCVSSVASDAPCVVRPVTLPTSSDTTCVVCPVILPASSDAPSRVCAPGVCGDGAPRGILTAASTPPLSLASPPLSVYFTSAKGVSSLPLRGPPEVALRIPGVVLVTPQVSQPSSHAPGVYLSAPSVSLSSAESLSTVPLSQPKAICSQSAVSLSVSASLSASQCNVSSSAPTHSHPTTGGSVSDVCSTESYVNTTIVNTGTAQILPAEQQNISFISGTPPAQTLATEQNIGFISGIPPAQTLAAEQQKFGFMSGTSPGQTLPAEQNIGFISGTPPAQTLPTEQNIGFISGTPPAQTLPTEQNIGFISGTPPAQTLPTEQNIGFISGTPPAQTLPTEQNIGFISGTPPAQTLPTEQNIGFISGTPPAQTLPTEQNIGFISGTPPAQTLPTEQNIGFISGTPLAQTEHQNFGFISGTSPGQTLPGEQQNIGFISGTSPAKTLPAEQNIGFISGTPPAKTAAHSRAGRQKKLRPILPKCQRGLVVVGAGSGGPVYAVQDGGAGPPVLHSPPLSWLQTADSNNATEATAEGGGGGGVNAVACQTSMGSTVGGVGGRVQAPVVHMATQVSWGAHPPPPTPAPTCHAGTQVYGHSQSQVRAESSHTAVQTCVQTTHNATQLAAPLPDSQGMLHLARQGLGEEEQRQVCAVAIQTGGGQVHMVNMAIQATAHPHHAPLSLDVVRLCEGQSEGGVGGGSGGGGGGVPSATHTASQTSFPYILLNKATSTSSTGTQAASAACPPDDTDVASRGIQTSVTLIHRPKLGTMAAQTQTSGDATAVVSPWVAEDASGWPAHGGSRQVKKRSTRSREAQTQSSSPRRKKGRRGKGGEEGHGGCMQEVSMAAETPAQQSPQQTAATSGWTDHAVEQSHSRDTGSHHRHSSSSRSQGQPRTRRRGSSAATTPPLLHNPSLSVSATPPQQERPPHVWDPFLTSSSTPTAPSPPPCSLSSSPQLDELLSQYRADLGVQTPQDFQYPFTAEFGVQTAAFDDNNDVLSTTADLAVQTLDAGQPCTADFGVQTVTSVLGCLLENLDADLTWEGGGDGDHAAASSSTTTTMPHFHCRPENNNATTMTSQGLAPSTSTSDLHTATHTHGGSQVFDLQFEASSLPPSSPPHAGSAPKLFDSFDSDLSFSDCGTGTEDFFASTHTQTHTHTHGGLELTIGGEGEEEEGEGEEEGGCLPPPPPGLSSLCAHPGLPPTPTHCVGTASMDLMPGDDVSSLEGEVGDMSMDLCCASPPAGLQQSRPTSTSTTDTDLLSGVPAMDMHTQTADDLLTFLMNNMETQTTEELSEDLRMAVADTHTQTTTSVLLTPPHPLHWEEDDQGGSASGYGYGVVGVGVSTETQTSGFDPHHEELFVDTEETQAMLW, from the exons ATGAAACACGACagcaaccacccccacacctccccgcctccctccaGCACGGACCACCAGTACGTCAGGGAGGCTGGCGCCACAAAGGTGGTGACTGTCTGCCCCCTGGCGGAGGAACTGAGGCTGAAGagcccccccggcccctccacctccccttccccctcctcctccactctgcACATGTGCCCGGTGCAGGGATGCCGGGCGTTCCCCTTCAAGACGCAGAAAAGTCTGGCACAGCATGTCAGcaccatgcacccccacccctgtgcCACTGCCGCTGCCAAG GAAAAAGGTGAGGAATACCATTTCCACTGCCCCCAAGCAGACTGCGTGTACAATTCAATGCTGAAGCAACGCTGGTTTTCTACCCTGGAACACCTGAGATAT CATTACGTCAACACGCACGATGAGAAGCGGTTTGCCTGCACCAAGTGCGAGAAGCGGTTCGGCTGGAGGCGAGACCAGGAGCACCACGAGCGGGAGTGCGGCCTGACCTTTGCCTGCAGCAGCTGCCCCTCCAAGTACCCCAGTCGTCGCTCCCTCCTCACCCACTGCCAACGCAAACGGCACCCTGTCCCCCCGCAGTTTGAGAA gccaGTGCAGAAGTCCAAGGAGTCCGGTGTAGCGACCTCGTCAACCCCACCTGTCGCCTCGTCCACAGTTGGCAAGTCCTGTGTGTCCCTGGCAGTCGCCGTCACATTGCCTGCCACATCGGCGGTGGTCTCCACAATCGCCGCATTATCCAGGCTGCAGAATCAATGCAACACATCAGGTGCATCAGGTATATCACGTGTTGTGCATCCTGTGATACTGCCGGTCAGTTCAGGTGCACCCAGTCCAGTTCATGCAGCAGGTGTGTCATCAGTCAGTTCAGGTGCACCCAGTCCAATGAGTATAGCAGGTGCATCATCAGTCATTTCAGGTGCACCCAGCCCAGTGCTTGCAGCAGGTGTGTTATCAGTCAGTTCAGGTGCACCCAGCACAACAGGTGTGTCATCAGTCAGTTCCGGTGCACCCAGCccagtgtgtgtggcaggtgtgtCATCAGTCAGTTCAGGTGCACCCAGCCCAGTGCGTGCGGCAGGTGTGTCATCAGTCAGTTCAGGTGCACCCAGCCCAGTGCGTGCGGCAGGTGTGTCATCAGTCAGTTCAGGTGCACCCAGCCCGGTGCGTGCAATAGAGATGGTCTCCACAATCACCACCTTAGCCAGGCCACAGAATCAGACCAGCACATCAGGTGTGTCATCAGCCGGTTCAGGTGTGCATGGGCGTGCCCTGCTTCCTGTGATACTGCCAACCAGTTCAGATGCTACATGTGTTGTGCGTCCTGTGACATTGCCGGCCAGTTCAGGTGCGTCCAGTTCGGTGCGTGCACCATGTGTGTCGTCAGTGGCTTCAGATGCTCCGTGTGTTGTGCGTCCTGTGACACTGCCAACCAGTTCAGATActacatgtgttgtgtgtcctgtGATACTGCCGGCCAGTTCAGATGCACCCAGTCGGGTGTGTGCACCAGGTGTGTGCGGTGATGGCGCTCCACGAGGGATCCTGACTGCTGCCAGCACTCCACCCCTGTCCCTGGCTTCACCACCCCTGTCTGTGTATTTCACCAGTGCCAAAGGTGTGTCCAGCCTGCCGCTCAGGGGGCCACCAGAGGTGGCCCTCAGAATACCAGGCGTGGTCCTCGTCACACCACAGGTGTCCCAGCCTTCGTCGCATGCACCTGGCGTCTACCTCAGTGCCCCCAGTGTGTCCCTGTCATCAGCTGAGTCCCTGTCCACTGTTCCCCTTTCACAGCCCAAAGCGATTTGTTCCCAGTCAGCAGTGTCCCTGTCAGTCAGTGCTAGCCTCTCGGCATCACAGTGCAATGTTTCCAGCAGcgccccaacacactcacaccccacaaCAGGAGGCAGTGTTTCAGATGTGTGCAGTACAGAGTCATACGTTAACACCACTATAGTCAACACTGGTACAGCACAGATATTGCCTGCAGAGCAGCAGAACATTAGCTTCATCAGCGGCACACCACCGGCACAGACATTGGCTACAGAACAGAACATTGGCTTCATCAGCGGAATACCACCGGCACAGACATTGGCTGCAGAACAGCAGAAGTTTGGCTTCATGAGCGGCACATCACCAGGACAGACATTGCCAGCAGAGCAGAACATTGGCTTCATCAGCGGAACACCACCGGCACAGACATTGCCTACAGAGCAGAACATTGGCTTCATCAGCGGAACACCACCGGCACAGACATTGCCTACAGAGCAGAACATTGGCTTCATCAGCGGAACACCACCGGCACAGACATTGCCTACAGAGCAGAACATTGGCTTCATCAGCGGAACACCACCGGCACAGACATTGCCTACAGAGCAGAACATTGGCTTCATCAGCGGAACACCACCGGCACAGACATTGCCTACAGAGCAGAACATTGGCTTCATCAGCGGAACACCACCGGCACAGACATTGCCTACAGAGCAGAACATTGGCTTCATCAGCGGAACACCACCGGCACAGACATTGCCTACAGAGCAGAACATTGGCTTCATCAGTGGAACACCACTggcacagacagaacaccagaacTTTGGCTTCATCAGCGGCACATCACCAGGACAGACATTGCCAGGAGAACAGCAGAACATTGGCTTCATCAGCGGAACATCACCGGCAAAGACATTGCCAGCAGAGCAGAACATTGGCTTCATCAGTGGCACACCACCAGCAAAGACTGCAGCGCACAGCAGAGCAGGGAGACAGAAGAAGCTGCGCCCCATTCTGCCCAAATGCCAGCGTGGGTTGGTGGTTGTTGGGGCGGGGTCTGGGGGGCCGGTGTACGCAGTGCAGGATGGTGGGGCAGGCCCCCCGGTGCTCCACAGCCCCCCACTATCCTGGCTGCAGACAGCCGACAGCAACAACGCCACAGAGGCCACcgcagaggggggaggaggcgggggggtgaACGCCGTGGCATGTCAGACAAGCATGGGCTCCactgtgggaggtgtggggggcagggttcAGGCGCCGGTGGTGCACATGGCCACGCAGGTGAGCTGGGGggctcaccccccgccccccacccctgcccccacctgtCACGCAGGCACCCAGGTGTACGGGCACAGCCAGAGCCAGGTGCGGGCGGAGAGCTCGCACACGGCTGTGCAGACCTGCGTGCAGACCACACACAACGCCACCCAGCTGGCCGCACCCCTGCCTGACTCACAGGGGATGCTGCACCTGGCCAGacaggggctgggggaggaggagcagcgaCAGGTTTGCGCCGTGGCCATCCAGACAGGAGGCGGCCAGGTGCACATGGTCAACATGGCCATTCAGgccactgcccacccccaccatgCCCCGCTCTCACTGGACGTGGTCAGGCTGTGTGAGGGTCAGTccgaggggggtgtggggggtggtagtggtggtggtggtggaggtgttccGTCAGCTACTCACACGGCCAGCCAGACCTCCTTCCCTTACATCCTGCTCAACAAAGCCACCAGCACCAGCTCCACTGGAACACAGGCGGCTTCTGCAGCCTGCCCCCCGGATGACACTGATGTGGCTTCCCGGGGCATACAGACCTCCGTCACTCTCATCCATCGCCCCAAGCTGGGCACAATGGCCGCCCAGACCCAAACCTCTGGGGATGCCACCGCTGTTGTTTCACCTTGGGTGGCTGAGGACGCGTCTGGGTGGCCTGCGCATGGTGGGAGTCGTCAGGTGAAAAAGAGATCCACCCGATCCCGGGAGGCGCAGACCCAGTCAAGCTCCCCCCgcaggaagaaggggaggagagggaaggggggcgaggagggaCATGGGGGGTGCATGCAGGAGGTCAGCATGGCTGCAGAGACTCCAGCTCAGCAGTCTCCGCAACAAACAGCAGCCACCTCAGGCTGGACTGACCATGCGGTGGAGCAGTCACACAGCCGCGACACGGGCAGTCACCacagacacagcagcagcagcagaagccagGGACAGccgaggacaaggaggagggggagcagtgcggccaccacccctccactcctgCACAACCCTTCACTGTCCGTGTCTGCCACGCCCCCCCAGCAAGAACGCCCTCCCCACGTCTGGGACCcattcctcacctcctcctccacccccactgccccctcaccccctccctgcaGCCTGTCCTCCTCTCCCCAGCTGGATGAGCTGCTGTCGCAGTACAGGGCCGACTTGGGGGTTCAAACCCCACAGGACTTCCAGTACCCGTTCACTGCGGAGTTTGGGGTGCAGACTGCGGCGTTTGACGACAATAACGACGTTCTGTCCACCACTGCTGACCTGGCTGTGCAGACACTGGACGCTGGTCAGCCATGCACGGCTGACTTTGGTGTGCAGACGGTCACGTCCGTGCTGGGATGCCTCCTGGAGAACCTTGATGCAGACCTCacctgggaaggagggggggacggggaccACGCTGCAGCCtcctccagcaccaccaccaccatgccccaCTTCCACTGCCGGCCAGAGAACAACAACGCCACCACCATGACCAGTCAGGGGCTCGCACCCTCAACTTCTACCTCTGACCTCCACACTGCCACCCATACACATGGAGGGTCACAGGTGTttgaccttcagtttgaagcctcctccctgcccccctcctcccctccccatgccGGCTCGGCCCCCAAGCTGTTTGACTCGTTCGACTCGGACCTCAGCTTCTCCGACTGTGGCACGGGCACCGAGGACTTCTTTGCTAGCACCCACAcccagacccacacccacacccacggcGGGTTGGAGCTGAcgataggaggggagggggaggaggaggaaggagagggggaggaggaaggggggtgtctgcccccacccccgcccggcCTGTCCTCCCTCTGCGCTCACCCaggcctgccccccacccccacacactgtgtgGGCACTGCTTCCATGGACCTGATGCCTGGTGACGACGTGAGCAGtctggagggggaggtgggggacatGAGCATGGACCTGTGCTGTGCCAGCCCCCCTGCGGGGCTGCAGCAGTCGAGACCCACCAGCACATCCACCACGGACACA
- the LOC143286007 gene encoding proteasome assembly chaperone 4-like — translation MEGKESLNIVDAAPQISVHNFSDMILGNQMFFHVIKLSESFHICIGSSPVLKNMAVAMQTKYDKGTASGSILFGDTSDPVSLNMAQKLAKRTGKQVFVSCSVPYDQNQLPLIEKRISEEITSHPDCF, via the exons ATGGAGGGAAAAGAATCTCTGAATATTGTCGATGCCGCCCCACAGATTTCAGTACACAATTTTAGTGACATGATTTTAGGAAACCAAATGTTCTTTCATGTCATTAAACTGAGCGAAAGTTTTCATATATGCATCGGTTCTTCACCAGTGCTGAAAAACATGGCTGTTGCCATGCAAACTAAATAT GACAAAGGGACAGCTTCGGGCAGCATTTTGTTTGGAGACACCAGCGATCCAGTTTCACTGAACATGGCACAAAAACTGG CCAAGCGGACAGGGAAGCAAGTGTTTGTGAGCTGCAGCGTTCCCTACGACCAGAACCAGCTGCCGCTGATTGAGAAGAGGATCAGTGAAGAGATCACCTCACACCCTGACTGCTTctga
- the LOC143286005 gene encoding tubulin beta chain-like gives MREIVHMQAGQCGNQIGAKFWEVISDEHGIDPTGTYHGDSDLQLERINVYYNEATGGKYVPRAVLVDLEPGTMDSVRSGPFGQIFRPDNFVFGQSGAGNNWAKGHYTEGAELVDSVLDVVRKEAESCDCLQGFQLTHSLGGGTGSGMGTLLISKIREEYPDRIMNTFSVVPSPKVSDTVVEPYNATLSVHQLVENTDETYCIDNEALYDICFRTLKLTTPTYGDLNHLVSATMSGVTTCLRFPGQLNADLRKLAVNMVPFPRLHFFMPGFAPLTSRGSQQYRALTVPELTQQMFDAKNMMAACDPRHGRYLTVAAMFRGRMSMKEVDEQMLNVQNKNSSYFVEWIPNNVKTAVCDIPPRGLKMSATFVGNSTAIQELFKRVSEQFTAMFRRKAFLHWYTGEGMDEMEFTEAESNMNDLVSEYQQYQDATAEEEGEFDEEEGEEEAA, from the exons ATGCGTGAGATCGTTCATATGCAAGCCGGCCAGTGCGGCAACCAGATCGGTGCCAAA ttcTGGGAAGTGATCTCTGACGAGCACGGAATCGACCCCACAGGCACATACCATGGCGACTCTGACCTGCAGTTGGAGCGCATCAACGTGTACTACAATGAGGCCACAG gAGGCAAGTATGTGCCCCGTGCCGTTCTGGTTGATCTGGAGCCCGGAACCATGGACTCTGTGCGCTCTGGCCCCTTCGGTCAGATCTTCCGCCCAGACAACTTTGTGTTTGGACAGTCTGGTGCCGGCAACAACTGGGCCAAGGGACACTACACAGAGGGTGCTGAGCTTGTGGACTCTGTTCTCGATGTTGTGCGCAAAGAGGCAGAGAGCTGCGACTGCCTGCAGGGCTTCCAGCTGACACACTCCCTGGGCGGTGGCACCGGCTCCGGCATGGGCACTCTCCTCATCTCCAAAATCCGTGAAGAATACCCCGACAGAATCATGAACACCTTCTCCGTTGTACCATCCCCCAAG gtgtctgataCAGTGGTCGAGCCTTACAACGCAACTCTGTCAGTCCACCAGCTTGTGGAGAACACTGATGAAACCTACTGCATTGACAATGAAGCTTTGTACGACATCTGCTTCAGAACCCTGAAACTCACTACCCCCACCTATGGTGATCTGAACCACCTGGTCTCTGCCACCATGTCGGGTGTCACCACCTGCCTGCGCTTCCCTGGTCAGCTCAACGCTGATCTGCGTAAACTGGCCGTCAACATGGTGCCCTTCCCCCGTCTCCACTTCTTCATGCCTGGGTTCGCTCCCCTCACCTCCCGAGGCTCCCAGCAGTACCGCGCCCTGACGGTGCCCGAGCTGACCCAGCAGATGTTCGACGCCAAGAACATGATGGCCGCCTGCGACCCCCGCCACGGCCGCTACCTGACGGTGGCCGCCATGTTCCGTGGCCGCATGTCCATGAAGGAGGTGGACGAGCAGATGCTGAACGTgcagaacaagaacagcagctaCTTCGTGGAATGGATCCCCAACAACGTCAAGACGGCCGTCTGCGACATCCCTCCCCGCGGCCTGAAGATGTCAGCCACCTTCGTGGGCAACTCCACGGCCATCCAGGAGCTGTTCAAGCGCGTCTCTGAGCAGTTCACCGCCATGTTCCGCCGCAAGGCTTTCCTCCACTGGTACACTGGTGAGGGCATGGATGAGATGGAGTTCACTGAGGCCGAGTCCAACATGAACGACTTGGTCTCTGAGTACCAGCAGTACCAGGACGCAACCGCTGAGGAGGAGGGCGAGTTCgacgaggaggagggagaagaggaggccGCATAA